From a region of the Narcine bancroftii isolate sNarBan1 chromosome 5, sNarBan1.hap1, whole genome shotgun sequence genome:
- the LOC138763115 gene encoding zinc finger protein 271-like gives MLRTYSSSLKTSNVFAATRTSLHSTTKTPGLCVQCFGFSKDSSHASSINVDGVQEGEQVKCARSALQILTGSKPWVKKTVHFQAGSFRHHVVVGHSNWIPRDQSISQISQWIGSKEILTSGLQPIGNMQGQVTSEACGDAGLSVDLLEMHDCAHTGERPFPCSKCGERLASSDTLLQHQCVPTRGSPFTCSGCGKSFQTSKNLEEHECVPPGESLYTCRMCGKGFTQTSSLLQHQNIHSGERAFKCCVCEKGFSRSSLLLQHQTIHTGERPFTCSLCGKGFSQSSTLQTHQRIHTGEKPFTCTVCGKGFSQSSNLQKHQRIHTGEKPFTCTLCGKGFSQPSNLQVHQRVHTGEKPFTCSLCGKGFSRSSDLQVHQRVHTGEKPFTCSLCGKGFSRSSDLHVHQRVHTGEKPFTCSLCGKGFCRSSHLLQHQWVHTGEKPFTCSLCGKGFSQPSNLQTHQRVHTGEKPFTCSLCGKGFSQLSGLLQHQRVHTGEKPFTCSLCGKGFSRSSDLLKHQRIHTGEKPFTCSLCGKGFSRSSDLLKHQRIHTGERPFTCSLCGKGFSRPSSLQAHQRVHTGDKPFICSVCGKGFSRPSSLQVHQRVHTGEKPFTCTVCEKGFSHSSSLQVHQRIHTGEKPFTCTMCRKGFSQSSDLQVHQRVHTGEKPFTCTVCGKGFSRPSSLQVHQQVHTGEKPFTCTECGKNFSRSSSLRVHQRVHTGEKPFSCSLCGIRFTHSTNMRRHQRVHTRERPFSATKYGKGFADSSSLQAHC, from the coding sequence GGTTAAGAAAACGGTGCATTTCCAGGCAGGAAGCTTCAGACACCACGTTGTGGTGGGACACTCCAACTGGATTCCTCGGGACCAAAGTATCAGCCAGATTTCTCAGTGGATAGGGAGCAAGGAGATCCTTACAAGTGGACTTCAGCCAATTGGCAACATGCAGGGTCAGGTGACCAGTGAAGCATGCGGTGATGCAGGGCTTTCTGTGGACTTGCTGGAAATGCACGACTGTgctcacactggggagagaccgtTCCCCTGTTCCAAGTGTGGGGAGAGACTCGCCAGCTCTGACACATTGCTTCAACACCAGTGTGTCCCCACTAGGGGAAGCCCATTCACTTGCTCTGGCTGTGGGAAGAGCTTTCAAACTTCCAAGAACCTGGAGGAACATGAGTGTGTTCCCCCTGGGGAGAGTCTGTACACCTGCCgcatgtgtgggaaggggttcacccAGACCTCCAGCCTCCTGCAGCACCAGAACATTCACTCTGGGGAGAGAGCCTTTAAATGCTGTGTGTGTGAAAAGGGGTTCTCTCGATCATCCCTCCTGCTACAACACCAGACgattcacaccggggagagaccatttacctgctccctttgtgggAAGGGGTTTTCTCAGTCCTCCACCCTGCAGACACACCAGAggattcacactggggagaaaccattcacctgcactgtgtgtgggaaggggttttcTCAGTCTTCCAACCTGCAGAAACACCAGagaattcacactggggagaaaccgttcacctgcaccttgtgtgggaaggggttctctcagcccTCCAACCTGCAggtacaccagcgggttcacactggggagaaaccgttcacctgctctcTCTGCGGGAAAGGGTTCTCTCGATCCTCCGACCTGCAGGTACACCAAcgggttcacaccggggagaaaccgttcacctgctcattgtgcgggaaggggttctctcgatCCTCTGACCTGCAcgtacaccagcgggttcacactggggagaaaccgtttACCTGCTCactgtgcgggaaggggttctgTCGATCCTCGCACCTGCTACAACATCAGtgggttcacaccggggagaaaccattcacctgctccctgtgtgggaaggggttttcTCAGCCCTCTAACCTGCAaacacaccagcgggttcacactggggagaaaccgttcacctgctccctgtgcgggaaggggttctctcagctcTCCGGCCTGCTACAACACCAGAGAGTTCACACTGgagagaaaccgttcacctgctccctgtgtgggaagggattCTCTCGATCCTCCGACCTGCTCAAGCACCAGagaattcacactggggagaaaccgttcacctgctcacTGTGTGGTAAGGGATTCTCTCGATCCTCCGACCTGCTGAAGCACCAGagaattcacactggggagaggccattcacctgctcaCTCTGTGGGAAAGGGTTCTCTCGACCATCCAGCCTGCaggcacaccagcgggttcacactggggataAACCATTCATTTGCtctgtgtgtgggaaggggttctctcggcCATCCAGTCTGCAagtacaccagcgggttcacactggggagaaaccattcacctgcaccGTGTGCGAGAAGGGGTTCTCTCACTCTTCCAGCCTGCAGGTACACCAGcgaattcacactggggagaaaccattcacctgcaccATGTgcaggaaggggttctctcagtccTCTGACCTGCAggtacaccagcgggttcacactggagagaaaccattcacctgcacagtgtgcgggaaggggttctctcggcCATCCAGCCTGCAggtacaccagcaagttcacaccggggagaaaccgttcacctgcactgagtgcggAAAGAATTTCTCTCGGTCGTCCAGCCTACGGGTGCACCAGCGAGTTCACACAggggagaaaccattcagttgctccctgtgtgggatcaGATTCACTCATTCCACCAACATGCGGaggcaccagagagttcacacCAGGGAGAGACCATTCTCTGCTACCAAGTATGGAAAGGGATTCGCCGATTCGTCCTCTCTGCAAGCCCACTGTTGA